The region TCGATGCAACATTGACATTGGCAGCTTCTAGAGTTTCCAAAACATCCAAAGCGACGTTACGCTCTCACCCGGATCCAGTCGGCCGGTTTGACCAGGAACGAGACGCAGTAAAGCCGAGCGGGCGTACAAGTGGTGTGCGTTTGCGCGTTGCGTGGCAGTGGGCAGGCAGAGTGAAACAGGAAGAGCTGGCTGTGATAGAGGCAAGGTTTCGATGCTAATTGCTATGAAGGCCAGGAGAAGCAATGGAGGGAAAAAACGCAGCGCAACAACCCACAACTTGCAACGGTTGCCCTGTGTAACAATTCTTCTCACCTTTCCTTCCCTGCTCGTTCCCGTCGCTCCGCGAAAAGTCACTGCAGAAGTCTCTCGTTTTTGTTCCCGAAAGCGCCGCCGCGGCCGAAAGCAGCGACGCAACCAGTTCCACCTTTTCCCCTCCGTTGCCGAGCTTCTCAGCTGCCCCGCTATCTGCCAAGAGTATCCAGACCGCGCCGTGGCGGAGAATGACGAAAACCAAGCCTCGCCAAGAGATGCGATCTGGGTGGATACGTAGAGACCCCTTGGGCTTCATGAAATGGAGCTtcatgaagaggaagatggttCGGGCATGCTGGCAACCACGCAAGCTCTTTTGGCATTCTGATGTTCTAGGAGGAGGTTATGAAGCTTGGTACGTCCCTGAAACACGAGGCCTCAACTTCAATCGCACGAGCATGGTCCAATCTCGGACTTGAAATCCAAGCCCAGCTTCCATAGGTATTGCGCAAAGCCAccgtcctcctcaccctcagccGCACTTCACTGCCCTTACCCACGGTCCCCCTATTGGTCTGGTTGTCAAGGGCCATGATCTCATACACACCACTACCATAGACTGCGACACCCAATTATGATATACTACTAGGGTATCTACGAGATATGCAAGGACAAATCATCAATCATTTCGGTGCTAAGCCCAGCACTCTCCCCATTTCCCGCCCTTCCTCGCAAACTCCAACCCTTCCACAAACTGATCCAGTTTACACCTCCCAAAATCATCAGCCTCACAATTGTGTGGCTTCACCACTCTCCCGTTAACCAGGATCCTAACCAACTCTTCCCCGTTTCCTTTCGTCCCTCCACAAACCATCTTCTCAACATATATTCTAGCCGCAAAAGCTACCGTCCAAGCAGCACTAAACCCTCCTGCATCTTCCGGTTCCTGTCTCGTATTGTTATTCAGGGGCTTCACCCCATTATACACTCCCAGCGCTCCCAAAATCCCCATCATATCATTATCATGGCTGAAATCGGCATACAGTTCCCTATCCAACGGGAACGTCTCCGGGCTCTCGTCCAGCGTCGAGTTCGTCGTCGTGTGATCCTCcaccggcctcctcgtcaacCTAGCAATGAGCTCATTCACCCAGCCCACCCCCTGCGTAGGACCGAGCGGGTTCCCGGGACCATAACCGTAGTATTTCCCTAGTGACTCGTAGTAATCGTACAACTTCCATTCCTCTTCGGTGAACAAATCACAAAAGGGGGACAAGACACCGGTAGGCGAGGCAACAGTGTTGAACGGGCAGAGGTCCATCAAGCTGATCAAGTCTTCATTTGTGAGGTTGACACCGGGCAGGTTGGCGTTGATGCGGGCGTTGATGGGAGGTGCAAATGTCGCAAGGTAGGTGGCCTGGGCGGAGTCGCCTACCTCGGAATATTTCCCTCCTTTTTCGAATGCGTCGCATAGGCCGTGAGAGAGGGTATTGTTGAGACCCTTGGCCTCAGATATCTCAAGGATAGGAAGAGGCTTGTGAGGGAGGTTGGACGATTCATCCTTCTTGAGAGCAGTGTTGTAACCTTGAGTCCAGTTTTTGGCAGAGACCACCACTCTGTTCTGGTCCGAGGCGCGAACAAACGGAACTGATTTGCTGGCAAGGGATTGGTAGCGGTTGTAGAACTGGAGGCCTGAGTTGACCATTTGGCGCTCGCCGAAGAGGGTGAGCTGGTCTGCGCCGAGACCAAATTTGTAGGTCTTGAGAAACTCGAATCCCGATCCATAGCGTTCGGCATTCTCCTGAATCCGGTTGACGAGGTAGATGTACTGGACCGACTTTCCAAGAGTTGGGTCCCTGGCGCCATGGCGAGAGAGGACCTGCGCAAAGGTCAACTCGCAGTCTTGGGGAATAGCTGGGTCGATCTCGGAAGGGACGGCAAAGTACGGCGAGTACTGTCCCCATGAGTGGGAAATATTGGCATCACATTGGAATCCCAGATCTGGGGTATCGCACTTGCGCAAACGACGCGGTCGGCCGTTGGAACCGTCTGTTGCCTGACTGTTCAACAGTTAGTGAGGTTTCTAGAAGAAGTGGATTCCCGACTTACATGAACAGCAGGCCCAGGATCGCCAGAATAGTCACAAACATCGCAACTATCAACAATCGCAGTTTGCGTTTGTGCTCATGCTCCCGGAAAACCCGTCTCTGTCCAGCAGATAACTCATCCTTCGGAAGTGAAGTATACTCAGGCCTTCCACCCGGAAATAACGAACGAATCCAATCCATAGTCGCAGTCAAAGTAACATGAGCTCAAAGGTTATAGGTTGGGGTCAATGGGTAGACCGGTCGAGATCCATCACGAGAGTCTCCTTCCAAATGTAGATCAGATTGAGATGGAAAGATACATTTGGAACGTTGATGAACGACCAAAAACCCTGCCACGTGGTTCAGGCATCAAATTCCAGTGGTCGGTTGCCAAGATGTCGAAAGAACGACAAACCTTCTGTGACGTTTCAGACCATGTGGCCCGTGCACAGCAGCTTAATCCTGGTATAAGCCACCCGCTGTCAACTTTCGAGAAGTTTTCCAGAACACCATTCGGTAGGGCATCAATAGGTCCCAACCCGCCAACGTCCTCGACCGAGATGGCTGGCTCATCGGTGACCGCTAGGCTATGCGACTAGGATCTTTGGAACCTTCGGACGGATTCGTCGAACCAATAAGACCTGTGACCTTCTGGCTTCTCATCACTTGATGGCCCTCCTTGTTCCTCCTGATCTGACACGACGCAAGTGCGCACATACCAGGTCCCACCCAGTCAAGCGATGACCGAGTCACCAGCTGCTCCCAAGAAGTTCGCCTTACGAGATGGAAATGTCAAGCCTTGCTTTCCGGGAATCTGCTGTCCGATCTTAGGTCATATAGGCTTGACGTTCCCGTCAACACCCACCATGAAGCTCAGCGGCCGCCAAAGGTCCGATCTGGTGGCTCACAGCCACTTGTCAACAACATGATCATGGCACTATTTTCTCACCACTGTATAGCCACCACTTATGTTGCGTAGGTCCCTGCCTTCTTGACGAAATATCACCGCTCCTAAAAAGCAAACTTGACTCATAGGTACCTGACCTTCATACAATGCATTCTGTTGCCCTGTTCATGTAGCCAATCATTGTGTAAATCATATTACGAAGAGGTATAGCAACCAACAGG is a window of Podospora pseudopauciseta strain CBS 411.78 chromosome 1, whole genome shotgun sequence DNA encoding:
- a CDS encoding hypothetical protein (COG:S; EggNog:ENOG503NYJ9) — encoded protein: MDWIRSLFPGGRPEYTSLPKDELSAGQRRVFREHEHKRKLRLLIVAMFVTILAILGLLFIQATDGSNGRPRRLRKCDTPDLGFQCDANISHSWGQYSPYFAVPSEIDPAIPQDCELTFAQVLSRHGARDPTLGKSVQYIYLVNRIQENAERYGSGFEFLKTYKFGLGADQLTLFGERQMVNSGLQFYNRYQSLASKSVPFVRASDQNRVVVSAKNWTQGYNTALKKDESSNLPHKPLPILEISEAKGLNNTLSHGLCDAFEKGGKYSEVGDSAQATYLATFAPPINARINANLPGVNLTNEDLISLMDLCPFNTVASPTGVLSPFCDLFTEEEWKLYDYYESLGKYYGYGPGNPLGPTQGVGWVNELIARLTRRPVEDHTTTNSTLDESPETFPLDRELYADFSHDNDMMGILGALGVYNGVKPLNNNTRQEPEDAGGFSAAWTVAFAARIYVEKMVCGGTKGNGEELVRILVNGRVVKPHNCEADDFGRCKLDQFVEGLEFARKGGKWGECWA